The Cervus elaphus chromosome 22, mCerEla1.1, whole genome shotgun sequence genome has a window encoding:
- the PEX26 gene encoding peroxisome assembly protein 26 isoform X2 — MKSDPATSAAPLRALAGALRSSEPVRAAPAPSAAALLLEEAADLLVVHLDFGAALRTCERAWQGLAEEPAGASLEVKCSLCIVGIQALAEMDRWQEVLSWVLQYYQAPEKLPPKVLELCKMQEPGAVVDGVRAWLQDPDNQGLPEYRSLAELHLQRVLLPLGLLSEAEELVLGSAAFSEKHRLDALQAISAARQQQTHGHSGSEETRALNQEDSSSHKFLSLLTLLRQLWDSAVSHFFSLPLSKSLLAALLLCLLVLRFDPASPRSLPFLYKLTQIFQRIREAVSPPLCRLPIQH, encoded by the exons ATGAAGAGTGACCCCGCGACCTCCGCAGCCCCCCTGAGGGCGCTCGCGGGCGCCCTGCGGAGCAGCGAGCCCGTGCGTGCCGCCCCGGCCCCGTCGGCGGCCGCGCTTCTGCTGGAGGAGGCGGCCGACCTGCTGGTGGTGCACCTGGACTTCGGCGCGGCACTGCGCACCTGCGAACGCGCCTGGCAGGGCCTGGCGGAGGAGCCGGCGGGCGC CTCCTTGGAGGTGAAATGCTCTCTGTGTATTGTGGGCATCCAGGCCCTGGCAGAAATGGATCGGTGGCAGGAAGTCCTGTCCTGGGTTCTTCAGTATTACCAGGCTCCTGAGAAGCTTCCCCCCAAAGTCCTGGAACTGTG CAAAATGCAAGAGCCTGGAGCCGTGGTGGATGGCGTTCGTGCTTGGCTTCAAGACCCTGACAACCAGGGCCTTCCAGAGTATAGATCCTTGGCAGAACTTCACCTGCAGCGGGTGCTActtcctctgggcctcctgtcAGAGGCTGAAGAGCTGGTGTTGGGCTCTGCAGCCTTCAGTGAGAAACATCGGCTGGACGCGCTTCAGGCCATTAGTGCAGCAAGGCAGCAGCAGACACATGGGCACTCTGGCTCTGAGGAGACGCGGGCACTAAACCAGGAAG ACTCCTCCTCCCACAAGTTCCTGTCACTACTGACATTGCTGCGCCAGCTTTGGGACTCTGCAGTCAGCCACTTCTTTTCTCTGCCCTTGAGTAAGAGCCTGCTGGCTGCCTTGCTCCTCTGCCTCCTGGTGCTGAGGTTTGATCCAG CGTCTCCCCGCTCCCTGCCCTTCCTCTACAAGCTGACTCAGATCTTCCAGCGGATCCGCGAGGCCGTGTCTCCTCCTCTCTGCCGGCTTCCCATCCAGCACTGA
- the PEX26 gene encoding peroxisome assembly protein 26 isoform X1 yields MKSDPATSAAPLRALAGALRSSEPVRAAPAPSAAALLLEEAADLLVVHLDFGAALRTCERAWQGLAEEPAGASLEVKCSLCIVGIQALAEMDRWQEVLSWVLQYYQAPEKLPPKVLELCVLLYSKMQEPGAVVDGVRAWLQDPDNQGLPEYRSLAELHLQRVLLPLGLLSEAEELVLGSAAFSEKHRLDALQAISAARQQQTHGHSGSEETRALNQEDSSSHKFLSLLTLLRQLWDSAVSHFFSLPLSKSLLAALLLCLLVLRFDPASPRSLPFLYKLTQIFQRIREAVSPPLCRLPIQH; encoded by the exons ATGAAGAGTGACCCCGCGACCTCCGCAGCCCCCCTGAGGGCGCTCGCGGGCGCCCTGCGGAGCAGCGAGCCCGTGCGTGCCGCCCCGGCCCCGTCGGCGGCCGCGCTTCTGCTGGAGGAGGCGGCCGACCTGCTGGTGGTGCACCTGGACTTCGGCGCGGCACTGCGCACCTGCGAACGCGCCTGGCAGGGCCTGGCGGAGGAGCCGGCGGGCGC CTCCTTGGAGGTGAAATGCTCTCTGTGTATTGTGGGCATCCAGGCCCTGGCAGAAATGGATCGGTGGCAGGAAGTCCTGTCCTGGGTTCTTCAGTATTACCAGGCTCCTGAGAAGCTTCCCCCCAAAGTCCTGGAACTGTG TGTTCTTTTATACAGCAAAATGCAAGAGCCTGGAGCCGTGGTGGATGGCGTTCGTGCTTGGCTTCAAGACCCTGACAACCAGGGCCTTCCAGAGTATAGATCCTTGGCAGAACTTCACCTGCAGCGGGTGCTActtcctctgggcctcctgtcAGAGGCTGAAGAGCTGGTGTTGGGCTCTGCAGCCTTCAGTGAGAAACATCGGCTGGACGCGCTTCAGGCCATTAGTGCAGCAAGGCAGCAGCAGACACATGGGCACTCTGGCTCTGAGGAGACGCGGGCACTAAACCAGGAAG ACTCCTCCTCCCACAAGTTCCTGTCACTACTGACATTGCTGCGCCAGCTTTGGGACTCTGCAGTCAGCCACTTCTTTTCTCTGCCCTTGAGTAAGAGCCTGCTGGCTGCCTTGCTCCTCTGCCTCCTGGTGCTGAGGTTTGATCCAG CGTCTCCCCGCTCCCTGCCCTTCCTCTACAAGCTGACTCAGATCTTCCAGCGGATCCGCGAGGCCGTGTCTCCTCCTCTCTGCCGGCTTCCCATCCAGCACTGA